A section of the Desulfofalx alkaliphila DSM 12257 genome encodes:
- the glgA gene encoding glycogen synthase GlgA, which translates to MKVLFVAAEASPYIKKGGLGDVIGSLPNELRKLGVDARVILPKYLDIPEEYTKQMIFKKSINVALGWRNQYCGIYKIKNKPFYFIDNEYYFKRNDVYGFEDDAERFVFFSKAVLEAIPYLGFTPDLIHCHDWHTAPLILFLKEHYHSISNTLSVFTIHNLKYQGIFNKNILPDLLSLNEDIYNYPELEFFGQVNFMKCGIKMADLVTTVSRTYSEEIKTPFFGEQLDGVCKDRGDQLYGIINGIDYEVYNPKIDKYIVARYGKDTIKNKPINKRHLQELLGLPVNDVPMIAMVSRLVSQKGFDLVAHVLDKILRMEIQMVVLGTGEKCYEQLFINYANKYPDKLSANITFDRQLAHKIYAASDIFLMPSLFEPCGLGQMIALRYGTVPVVRKTGGLKDTIQAYDEISGVGNGFVFENYNAHEMFNTLQKAVEIYQLKDKWLHLMQNAISSDCSWSKSAKKYLELYRNLITGDPKQ; encoded by the coding sequence ATAAAAGTATTATTTGTTGCCGCAGAGGCGTCACCCTATATTAAAAAAGGTGGCCTGGGAGATGTAATCGGTTCCCTGCCAAATGAGTTAAGAAAACTTGGTGTTGACGCACGGGTAATCCTTCCTAAATATTTAGATATTCCTGAAGAGTATACCAAGCAAATGATATTTAAAAAAAGTATTAATGTGGCGCTGGGCTGGAGAAATCAATATTGCGGAATATATAAAATAAAAAATAAACCCTTTTATTTTATTGATAATGAATACTACTTTAAAAGAAACGATGTCTACGGATTTGAAGACGATGCAGAGCGTTTTGTGTTTTTTAGTAAAGCGGTCTTAGAAGCAATACCCTACCTTGGATTTACCCCGGACCTTATTCACTGCCACGACTGGCATACCGCCCCCTTAATATTGTTTCTTAAAGAACACTATCATAGTATTTCCAATACATTAAGCGTTTTTACAATACATAATCTGAAATATCAAGGTATTTTTAATAAGAATATATTACCTGATTTGCTCTCTTTAAATGAAGATATTTATAATTACCCAGAATTGGAGTTCTTTGGTCAAGTAAATTTCATGAAGTGTGGTATAAAGATGGCCGATCTGGTCACCACTGTAAGCAGAACATACAGTGAGGAAATTAAAACTCCTTTTTTTGGTGAGCAGTTAGACGGTGTCTGCAAAGATAGGGGAGACCAATTATACGGCATAATAAACGGCATTGATTATGAAGTTTATAATCCAAAAATAGATAAATATATAGTTGCCCGTTATGGTAAGGATACCATTAAAAATAAACCGATAAACAAAAGGCACCTACAAGAGTTACTGGGTTTACCTGTCAATGATGTTCCCATGATAGCAATGGTTTCCCGGTTAGTTAGTCAAAAAGGTTTTGATTTGGTTGCCCATGTGCTGGATAAAATTTTGCGCATGGAAATACAGATGGTGGTATTAGGGACAGGTGAGAAATGTTACGAACAGTTATTTATAAACTATGCCAATAAATACCCCGACAAACTCTCAGCCAATATTACCTTTGACCGGCAATTGGCCCACAAAATCTATGCTGCCTCTGATATTTTTTTAATGCCATCCCTTTTTGAGCCCTGTGGTTTAGGGCAAATGATTGCCCTACGTTACGGAACCGTGCCGGTCGTGAGAAAAACAGGAGGTCTTAAGGACACTATACAAGCTTACGACGAGATAAGCGGTGTGGGGAATGGTTTTGTTTTTGAAAATTATAATGCCCATGAAATGTTTAACACCCTGCAAAAGGCAGTGGAAATTTATCAATTAAAAGATAAGTGGCTGCATCTGATGCAAAATGCCATCAGTTCAGATTGCAGCTGGTCGAAATCTGCTAAAAAGTACCTTGAGCTCTATCGTAACTTAATAACCGGCGATCCAAAACAATAA
- a CDS encoding glucose-1-phosphate adenylyltransferase, which translates to MRKKQCVAMLLAGGQGSRLGILTHKLAKPAVPFGGKYRIIDFPLSNCYNSGIDTVGVLTQYQPLKLNSYIGIGSPWDLDRKNGGVTLLPPFVREKGGEWYKGTANAIYQNISFLDIYNPDYVLVLSGDHIYKMDYSLMLEYHKNKNADATIAVIKVPWDEAHRFGILNTDLNNKIIEFEEKPKNPKSNYASMGIYTFNWKLLREYLIADEKDADSENDFGKNIIPKMLTNGENLFAYNFTGYWKDVGTVKSLWEANMDLLSDNPKLDLYDPHWRIYSVNPSKPPQYISEQAVVTCSLISEGCQIFGNVNHSVLFTGVYVGEGSVIKDSIIMPGVTIGRNVLISKAIVCEKTVVGDNCIIGYHNEGHQESLSNDGITVIGENTNLPNNTKIPCNLTVSYKFQDNTF; encoded by the coding sequence ATAAGAAAAAAACAATGTGTGGCAATGTTACTTGCCGGGGGGCAGGGTAGCAGGTTAGGTATATTAACCCATAAACTGGCTAAACCGGCGGTGCCCTTTGGTGGCAAATATCGCATTATAGATTTTCCTTTGAGCAATTGCTATAACTCCGGCATTGACACTGTAGGGGTACTTACCCAATACCAACCGCTAAAGCTAAATTCTTATATTGGTATAGGCAGCCCCTGGGATTTAGATCGGAAAAATGGTGGTGTAACTCTTCTGCCCCCTTTTGTGCGTGAAAAAGGTGGGGAGTGGTACAAAGGAACTGCCAATGCAATTTATCAAAATATTAGCTTTTTAGATATATATAACCCTGATTATGTTCTGGTGTTATCCGGAGACCATATATATAAAATGGATTACTCTTTAATGCTTGAATATCATAAAAATAAAAATGCAGATGCAACCATCGCAGTTATTAAGGTTCCTTGGGATGAGGCCCATAGGTTTGGCATTTTAAACACCGATCTTAATAATAAAATAATTGAATTTGAAGAAAAACCTAAAAATCCTAAAAGCAACTACGCTTCAATGGGCATTTATACTTTCAATTGGAAATTATTAAGAGAGTATTTAATAGCAGACGAAAAAGATGCTGATTCTGAAAATGATTTTGGAAAAAATATTATCCCTAAAATGCTTACCAATGGTGAAAACCTCTTTGCTTATAATTTTACAGGGTACTGGAAAGACGTGGGTACTGTAAAGAGTCTTTGGGAGGCCAACATGGATTTGTTAAGTGATAATCCTAAACTGGATCTATATGATCCCCATTGGCGAATTTACTCAGTGAATCCGTCCAAACCCCCACAATATATTTCCGAGCAAGCTGTGGTCACTTGTTCATTAATTAGTGAAGGATGTCAAATTTTCGGTAATGTTAATCATTCGGTGCTATTTACGGGTGTCTATGTGGGTGAAGGTTCAGTTATAAAGGATTCCATAATTATGCCCGGTGTAACCATAGGCAGAAATGTATTGATCAGCAAAGCTATTGTTTGTGAGAAAACAGTGGTGGGAGACAATTGTATTATTGGCTATCACAATGAAGGGCATCAAGAAAGTTTAAGTAACGACGGTATTACAGTTATCGGAGAAAACACTAACCTTCCTAATAACACCAAAATACCTTGCAATTTAACTGTTAGTTATAAGTTCCAAGATAACACTTTTTAA
- a CDS encoding glycogen/starch/alpha-glucan phosphorylase, with amino-acid sequence MFSNKENFKRSFLEKLQTMYAISLEESSDSERYMVLGSLVRDYVSKNWVKTNKHYLQDGVKQVYYFSLEFLLGRMLESYLINLDIKDMCKEALDELGIDYNNIIGQEPDPGLGNGGLGRLGACFLDSLASLNLPGHGCGIRYRYGLFEQKIVNGYQVELPDNWLKKGNVWEVKKAEKAVEVRFGGDVKIGTVNGKMTFIHENYHSVMAVPYDTPIVGYKNNTVNTLRLWSAEVAQKDFDFQAFSKGDYLKAVEYKYSMEAISQVLYPDDSYVQGRLLRLKQQYFFVSAGIQSIVRRYKKKHGSLENFADNISIHINDTHPVLAIPELMRILMDEEGLGWDDAWQVTTNTVSYTNHTTLSEALEKWPVDMFKGLLPRIYMIVEEINKRFCQEMINKYPKHSQPIDKVAIIHDGHIRMANLALVGSYSVNGVSRIHTELLKKHVLGVFYSIYPYKFNNKTNGVTHRRFLIKANPKLAELISDTIGSSWIYHPSDLIVLRNYANDKSFQEEILKIKQDNKKKLAMLIRRQNGIDVDISSIFDVHVKRLHAYKRQVLNVMHIMDLYNRLKDNPNWDITPRTFIFGAKAAPAYHLAKETIKLINSVADVINNDKTINDKIKVVFIENYNVSLAESIIPAADVSEQISTASKEASGTGNMKFMMNGALTIGTLDGANVEIKEEVGENNIVIFGLNALEVQNYYYHGGYKAMDIYNSDERVKRVIDQMVNGFLLTPQEEFKALHNHLLYHDEYFVLKDFSSYVEAQCKVDNTYKQREKWLETSIINIAHSGKFSSDRTIGEYATGIWKVSPVVID; translated from the coding sequence TTGTTTAGTAATAAGGAAAATTTTAAAAGATCATTTTTAGAAAAATTGCAGACCATGTATGCCATAAGTTTGGAAGAATCATCAGATTCGGAAAGATATATGGTGTTAGGTAGTTTAGTAAGAGATTATGTCAGTAAAAATTGGGTAAAGACCAACAAGCATTATCTTCAAGATGGTGTAAAGCAGGTTTATTATTTTTCATTAGAGTTTTTGCTGGGGAGAATGCTGGAATCATATTTGATTAATCTAGATATAAAAGACATGTGTAAAGAGGCTTTAGACGAACTAGGCATTGATTACAACAATATCATAGGTCAAGAACCGGATCCTGGCCTTGGAAATGGGGGATTGGGCAGGCTGGGTGCATGTTTTTTAGATTCTTTGGCATCCTTGAATCTTCCCGGTCATGGATGCGGAATAAGATACAGGTATGGCCTATTTGAGCAAAAAATAGTTAATGGTTATCAGGTAGAACTACCGGATAATTGGCTTAAAAAAGGTAATGTATGGGAAGTAAAGAAGGCAGAAAAGGCTGTTGAAGTACGCTTTGGGGGCGACGTAAAAATAGGGACGGTTAATGGAAAAATGACTTTTATCCATGAAAACTACCATTCAGTGATGGCCGTTCCCTATGACACTCCCATAGTGGGTTATAAAAATAATACAGTAAACACCTTGCGTTTATGGAGTGCAGAAGTGGCACAAAAGGATTTTGATTTTCAGGCTTTTAGTAAAGGTGATTATTTAAAGGCAGTGGAGTACAAATACTCCATGGAGGCAATATCCCAGGTGCTTTATCCCGATGACAGTTACGTACAGGGCCGATTATTGCGTTTAAAACAACAATATTTCTTTGTTTCTGCAGGCATACAAAGTATTGTGAGACGTTATAAGAAGAAGCACGGTTCCTTAGAAAATTTTGCTGATAATATTTCTATTCACATTAATGACACACATCCTGTTTTGGCTATACCGGAGTTGATGCGTATTTTAATGGATGAAGAGGGGTTAGGATGGGATGATGCCTGGCAGGTGACCACTAATACCGTTTCTTACACCAATCACACCACCCTATCTGAAGCACTGGAAAAATGGCCGGTGGATATGTTTAAGGGCTTACTGCCGAGAATTTATATGATTGTAGAGGAAATAAATAAACGGTTTTGCCAAGAGATGATCAATAAGTATCCAAAACATAGTCAGCCCATTGATAAGGTGGCAATTATTCATGATGGGCATATAAGAATGGCTAACTTAGCCCTGGTGGGAAGTTACAGTGTTAACGGTGTCTCTCGAATTCATACTGAGTTATTAAAAAAACATGTTTTAGGGGTTTTTTATAGCATATATCCTTATAAATTCAATAATAAGACAAATGGAGTAACACACCGGCGCTTTTTAATTAAAGCCAATCCCAAATTGGCAGAACTGATATCTGACACCATCGGAAGCAGTTGGATTTACCACCCCAGTGATTTAATTGTCCTGCGAAATTATGCTAATGATAAGTCCTTTCAAGAGGAAATACTCAAAATAAAGCAAGATAATAAAAAGAAATTGGCAATGCTCATAAGAAGGCAAAACGGTATAGATGTTGATATTAGTTCTATCTTTGATGTACATGTTAAACGTTTACATGCCTATAAAAGACAAGTATTAAATGTTATGCATATTATGGATTTATATAACCGCTTAAAAGATAATCCCAACTGGGATATAACTCCCCGCACATTTATTTTTGGAGCCAAAGCTGCCCCAGCTTACCACTTGGCAAAGGAAACCATTAAGCTAATTAATTCAGTGGCTGATGTAATAAATAATGATAAAACCATTAACGATAAAATAAAGGTGGTATTTATAGAAAACTATAATGTATCGCTGGCGGAGTCAATTATACCCGCTGCAGACGTCAGTGAACAAATATCCACTGCCAGCAAAGAAGCATCGGGTACCGGCAACATGAAGTTTATGATGAACGGCGCCCTTACCATTGGCACACTGGACGGTGCCAATGTGGAGATAAAAGAGGAAGTAGGGGAAAACAACATTGTTATTTTCGGTCTCAATGCTTTAGAAGTACAAAATTACTATTATCACGGCGGATATAAAGCTATGGATATATACAATAGCGATGAGCGGGTGAAAAGAGTGATTGATCAGATGGTGAACGGATTTTTATTAACACCCCAGGAAGAGTTTAAGGCCTTGCACAATCATCTTTTATATCATGATGAGTATTTTGTGTTAAAAGATTTTTCTTCTTATGTGGAAGCACAGTGTAAGGTGGATAATACTTATAAACAAAGGGAAAAATGGTTAGAAACATCGATCATAAATATTGCGCATTCCGGCAAGTTTTCCAGTGACAGAACCATTGGCGAATATGCCACAGGAATATGGAAGGTTAGCCCGGTGGTAATTGATTAA
- the glgD gene encoding glucose-1-phosphate adenylyltransferase subunit GlgD — protein MKNVMGIISLSDNNQYLSGLVRFRPIASVPFGGRYRVIDFILSSMVNSGVRNVGVVTQNKHRSIIDHLRSGKDWDLDRKRDGLFILTPEIDSCANLNKGVLQNIYDNFDYINHSKQKYVIITEGDVICNLDFNKAFEYHLNTNADITVLYKDMKNTDNNYFLGTEIKLTDEGRVVDMKVNRQILGHKKISMDMFIMEKNLLMDLVDACVSRGYYNFIKDALIRNISMLDIYGYPYTGYMAKIYSLQSYYHYNMDLLNNETRKSLFYNPGFVYTKVKDGPPTKYMFSSKVSNSLVANNCVIEGKVENSILFRGVKVAKGAHIKNSILMQKTVIEQNALVENTITDKEVRITKDRHIRGEKNYPIYIEKKMVI, from the coding sequence ATGAAAAACGTAATGGGCATTATTAGTCTTAGCGATAATAATCAATATTTAAGCGGCCTTGTACGATTCCGGCCAATTGCCTCGGTTCCTTTCGGAGGGCGTTATCGGGTAATTGATTTTATTCTATCCAGCATGGTAAATTCAGGAGTCAGAAATGTTGGCGTTGTTACCCAAAATAAACATCGTTCAATAATAGACCACCTACGTTCGGGTAAAGATTGGGATTTAGATAGAAAAAGGGACGGATTATTTATTTTAACTCCGGAAATTGATTCATGTGCTAACCTCAATAAAGGGGTTTTGCAAAACATATATGACAATTTTGATTACATCAATCACAGCAAACAAAAATATGTAATTATCACCGAGGGGGATGTTATTTGTAACCTAGATTTTAACAAGGCCTTTGAATATCACTTAAATACCAATGCAGACATTACGGTGCTATATAAGGATATGAAAAATACTGACAACAATTATTTTTTGGGTACTGAGATTAAGTTAACAGATGAAGGAAGGGTGGTGGATATGAAAGTAAACCGGCAAATATTAGGGCATAAGAAAATATCCATGGATATGTTCATTATGGAAAAAAACCTATTAATGGACTTGGTGGATGCTTGTGTTTCCAGGGGATACTATAATTTTATAAAGGATGCCTTAATAAGAAACATTAGTATGCTGGATATATATGGCTACCCATATACAGGTTACATGGCAAAAATTTATTCCTTACAAAGTTATTATCATTATAATATGGACTTACTTAATAATGAAACCAGGAAAAGTTTATTTTATAATCCGGGCTTTGTTTATACCAAGGTTAAAGACGGACCACCCACTAAGTATATGTTTAGTTCCAAGGTGAGCAACTCATTGGTGGCCAATAACTGTGTAATTGAAGGCAAAGTTGAAAATAGCATTTTATTTAGAGGTGTGAAGGTTGCTAAAGGGGCCCATATAAAAAACAGTATCCTTATGCAAAAAACCGTTATCGAACAAAATGCCCTGGTGGAAAACACCATAACAGACAAAGAGGTGCGCATTACAAAAGACAGACATATTAGGGGGGAAAAAAATTACCCCATATATATAGAAAAAAAAATGGTGATTTAA